From a single Nostoc edaphicum CCNP1411 genomic region:
- the ilvC gene encoding ketol-acid reductoisomerase, with translation MARMYYDEDANLDLLAGKTIAIIGYGSQGHAHALNLKDSGLNVIVGLYPGSKSVAKAEAAGLTVKNVADAANAADFIMILLPDEVQKTIYKNEIEPNLEEGNVLAFAHGFNIHFGQVVPPANVDVVMVAPKGPGHLVRRTYEGGEGVPALFAVYQDASGQARDRAMSYAKGIGGTRAGVLETTFREETETDLFGEQAVLCGGLSALIKAGFETLVEAGYQPELAYFECLHEVKLIVDLVVEGGLAKMRDSISNTAEYGDYTRGPRIVTEQTKAEMQKILSEIQSGQFAREFVLENQAGKPGFTAMRRKESEHKIEEVGKDLRAMFSWLKKA, from the coding sequence ATGGCCCGGATGTATTATGACGAAGATGCCAATTTAGACCTTTTGGCTGGAAAAACTATTGCTATCATCGGCTATGGTTCCCAAGGTCATGCCCACGCTCTCAATCTCAAAGATAGTGGTTTGAATGTGATTGTGGGACTATATCCGGGTAGTAAGTCAGTTGCAAAAGCTGAAGCAGCTGGTTTAACTGTGAAAAATGTCGCAGATGCCGCTAATGCTGCTGACTTCATCATGATTTTGTTACCTGATGAAGTTCAAAAAACGATTTACAAAAACGAGATTGAACCGAATTTAGAAGAAGGAAATGTATTAGCCTTTGCCCACGGCTTCAATATTCACTTTGGGCAAGTTGTACCACCGGCTAACGTAGATGTGGTGATGGTAGCACCCAAAGGGCCAGGGCATTTGGTACGGCGGACTTATGAAGGTGGTGAAGGTGTACCAGCGTTATTTGCAGTTTATCAAGATGCTAGTGGTCAGGCACGCGATCGCGCCATGTCTTATGCTAAAGGTATCGGTGGTACTCGCGCCGGTGTTCTGGAAACTACTTTCCGCGAAGAAACCGAAACAGATTTATTTGGCGAACAAGCAGTATTATGCGGTGGTTTGAGCGCTTTAATCAAAGCCGGATTTGAAACTTTGGTAGAAGCTGGTTATCAACCAGAATTGGCTTATTTTGAATGTCTGCATGAAGTCAAGCTGATTGTTGACTTGGTTGTGGAAGGTGGTTTAGCCAAGATGCGCGATAGCATTTCTAACACTGCTGAGTATGGCGATTATACCCGTGGGCCAAGGATTGTTACCGAACAAACCAAAGCTGAAATGCAGAAGATTCTCAGCGAGATTCAATCTGGACAATTTGCACGAGAATTCGTTCTCGAAAACCAAGCTGGTAAACCAGGATTTACCGCTATGCGTCGTAAAGAATCTGAACACAAAATTGAGGAAGTTGGTAAAGATTTACGCGCTATGTTTAGCTGGTTGAAAAAGGCTTAA
- a CDS encoding DNA adenine methylase: MAKKIAFGWYGGKYSHLDWLLPLLSKTTHYCEPFGGSAAVLLNREPSPVETYNDIDGQVVNFFRVLRDQKDQLIEAIGLTPFSREEFRIAIAKEEESLSDLERARRFFVRARQVRTGLAQTASVGRWAHCKLTSRAGMAGAVSRWLGSVEDLPEIVQRLLRVQIENDRAIDIIRRYDSPETLFYCDPPYPHDSRGDSKAYAYEMTDDQHRQLADVLRSVKGKVALSGYDCSLMQELYGDWNCIKAPAKHCHSIKQLRQEVLWLNYDPQASTLTVEEIAPCPQPQQLSLM; the protein is encoded by the coding sequence ATGGCAAAGAAAATTGCATTTGGTTGGTATGGCGGCAAGTACAGTCATTTAGACTGGCTTTTACCCTTGTTGTCAAAAACGACCCACTACTGCGAACCCTTTGGCGGTTCAGCAGCCGTGTTGTTGAACCGAGAGCCTTCGCCTGTAGAAACCTACAATGATATTGATGGCCAGGTAGTCAACTTTTTTCGCGTACTACGCGACCAAAAAGACCAACTCATCGAGGCGATTGGGTTAACCCCATTTTCGCGTGAAGAATTTCGGATTGCTATAGCTAAAGAGGAAGAGAGTTTGTCAGACCTGGAAAGGGCTAGACGATTTTTCGTCCGGGCGCGACAAGTGAGGACGGGCTTGGCACAAACCGCCAGTGTTGGACGATGGGCGCACTGCAAACTTACTAGCCGCGCTGGAATGGCTGGTGCAGTTTCCCGGTGGCTTGGTAGTGTTGAGGATCTGCCCGAAATCGTGCAACGGTTGCTACGCGTGCAAATTGAGAACGACCGAGCAATTGATATTATTCGACGGTACGATAGTCCAGAAACATTATTTTACTGTGACCCTCCCTACCCGCACGATTCCCGTGGGGATAGCAAGGCTTACGCTTATGAAATGACCGACGACCAGCATCGGCAGCTAGCGGATGTTTTGCGTTCAGTCAAAGGTAAAGTTGCCCTTTCAGGCTATGATTGTTCGTTGATGCAAGAACTATATGGTGACTGGAACTGCATTAAAGCGCCCGCGAAACACTGCCATTCCATCAAGCAGTTACGGCAAGAAGTACTTTGGCTCAATTATGATCCGCAAGCTTCCACACTTACTGTTGAAGAAATCGCTCCATGTCCACAACCCCAGCAGCTATCCTTGATGTAG
- a CDS encoding restriction endonuclease, SacI family, which translates to MSTTPAAILDVALQKAEASIAQPIVTNPSIAEKIDYVSRYVGNRAVVRLLLACSLAAIHRANVDIRKPYTEIGTPDAYSGRYYDESYITAFINQHELPCNPTTAFLTPALRNRNITLTPAVNLVGRPPKLYEVALQLLDDVHEGRITAEELLAQTIRCLIIARNEKRQRMETLLADLKKSEDAIPLSAEEIITLLKQHLACRGSSRLPVLIVAAAYQVAEQYIGERFLPLESHNAADEQTGALGDLEITLVDDEKVITSYEMKTRRVTLADIDRALQKINSTGKRVDNYIFITTDAIEETIQEYASSMYDRTDGIEIVVLDCISFVRHFLHLFHRLRSQFLSAYQQLVLTEPDSAVSQPLKEAFLALRQAAESAKE; encoded by the coding sequence ATGTCCACAACCCCAGCAGCTATCCTTGATGTAGCTTTACAAAAAGCCGAAGCATCGATAGCACAACCGATTGTCACCAACCCCAGCATTGCCGAAAAAATTGACTATGTGTCGCGCTATGTAGGCAATCGTGCTGTAGTTCGTTTGTTGCTGGCCTGCTCTTTGGCAGCAATTCACCGTGCAAATGTTGATATTCGCAAGCCTTACACCGAAATAGGCACACCAGATGCTTACTCTGGACGCTACTACGATGAAAGTTACATCACAGCATTCATTAACCAGCACGAGTTGCCTTGTAATCCCACTACTGCGTTCCTCACCCCTGCACTGCGAAACCGTAACATCACCTTAACCCCAGCAGTGAATCTGGTGGGACGACCGCCCAAACTCTACGAAGTCGCCCTGCAATTACTTGATGATGTTCATGAAGGCAGAATAACTGCTGAGGAACTGCTAGCCCAAACCATTCGCTGTCTAATTATTGCTCGGAACGAGAAGCGGCAGCGCATGGAAACACTACTAGCCGACCTGAAAAAGTCGGAAGACGCAATACCTTTGTCAGCAGAGGAAATTATCACACTCCTGAAACAGCATTTGGCTTGCCGAGGTTCAAGCCGTCTTCCTGTACTAATTGTTGCTGCTGCCTATCAAGTAGCAGAACAATATATTGGGGAGCGTTTTTTACCTCTAGAATCCCACAATGCAGCAGACGAGCAGACTGGAGCTTTGGGAGATTTGGAAATTACTTTAGTTGATGATGAGAAGGTGATTACCAGCTATGAAATGAAGACCCGACGCGTCACGTTAGCAGATATTGACCGTGCTTTGCAAAAAATCAACAGCACAGGCAAGCGGGTTGACAACTATATTTTTATCACGACGGATGCGATCGAAGAAACTATTCAGGAATATGCCTCAAGTATGTACGACCGTACAGATGGTATAGAGATTGTGGTTTTGGATTGTATCAGTTTTGTACGTCACTTTCTGCATTTGTTCCATCGGCTGCGATCGCAATTTTTGTCAGCCTACCAACAGCTAGTGCTAACAGAACCAGACAGTGCCGTTAGCCAACCTCTAAAAGAAGCTTTTTTGGCATTGAGACAGGCTGCTGAAAGTGCCAAAGAATAA
- a CDS encoding DUF4349 domain-containing protein gives MYTSTKFPRTSALFISALLGGVIFTSCASSERSTNSALPQMAADGMANRASAPAGESSISQKAEASSIVRSRPQLIKKAAISLTVNSVDKTVDAVSQIINQQQGDLIGLKQQQPRNDNPRYTATIQLRIPENRLEPTLEQLAKLGTVDSRNITAEDVGDRLVDFQARLTNLQKTEANLQKIMDRAGSVRDVLSVAQELSNVRQTIEQINAQLKSLQNQVAYSTITLNLEAAVSSTSSQPALGLQVQETWNKSTHSLSSFSVGLLKLGIWLIVYSPYLLIFAALVYGFTRWRRTHSPRLTQIPESTSSE, from the coding sequence ATGTATACTTCGACTAAATTCCCGCGTACATCTGCTTTGTTTATAAGTGCGTTACTTGGAGGGGTGATTTTTACCAGTTGCGCTTCTTCTGAACGCTCAACAAATTCGGCTTTACCTCAAATGGCCGCCGATGGGATGGCAAATCGAGCATCTGCACCTGCTGGTGAAAGCAGTATTTCTCAAAAGGCAGAAGCTTCATCAATAGTTCGTTCTCGTCCTCAACTCATCAAAAAGGCAGCAATTTCTTTGACTGTCAACTCTGTAGATAAGACTGTTGATGCTGTTTCGCAAATTATCAATCAACAGCAAGGGGATTTAATCGGGTTGAAACAACAACAACCTAGAAACGACAACCCGCGTTACACAGCAACAATCCAATTGCGGATACCAGAGAATCGGCTAGAACCGACCCTGGAACAATTAGCCAAATTAGGCACTGTTGATAGTCGTAATATCACTGCCGAAGATGTAGGCGATCGCTTGGTAGATTTCCAAGCCAGACTAACGAATCTACAGAAGACTGAAGCCAATTTACAAAAAATTATGGATCGGGCGGGTTCTGTTAGAGATGTGCTTAGTGTTGCTCAAGAACTGAGTAATGTCCGACAAACAATAGAACAAATTAATGCCCAACTCAAAAGCCTACAAAATCAAGTTGCTTATTCCACTATTACGCTGAACCTAGAAGCCGCAGTTTCTAGCACCAGTTCACAACCTGCCTTGGGTTTGCAAGTTCAGGAGACTTGGAACAAATCTACCCACTCCCTTAGTTCATTTTCGGTTGGCTTACTCAAGCTGGGTATTTGGTTAATTGTTTACAGCCCCTATTTGTTAATTTTTGCTGCCCTTGTTTATGGTTTTACTCGTTGGCGGCGAACTCATTCACCACGTTTGACACAAATACCAGAATCAACTAGTTCTGAGTAA
- a CDS encoding NAD(P)/FAD-dependent oxidoreductase, with translation MVNSLDNNPPHQVVIVGGGFGGLYAAKTLAKAAVNVTLIDKRNFHLFQPLLYQVATGALSPADISSPLRSVLSKSKNTKVLLGEVNNIDPEAQKVIVGDEAIAYDTLIVATGAKHSYFGKDNWEEFAPGLKTVEDAIEMRSRIFSAFEAAEKETDPEKRRAWLTFVIVGGGPTGVELAGAIAELANQTLKEDFRNIDTSEAKILLLEGLDRILPPFAPELSQEAEASLTRLGVIVQTKTLVTNIENDVVTLKQGDEVKEIASKTVLWAAGVKASAMGKVLAEHTGAECDRAGRIIVEPDLSIKGHPNIFVVGDLANFSHQNGKPLPGVAPVAKQEGEYVATLVQQRLAGKNLPPFAYTDHGSLAMIGHNSAVVDLGFMKLKGFFAWLFWLVIHIYFLIEFDNKLVVMIQWAWNYFTRNRGARLITGKESITEFVISDNKQPVNV, from the coding sequence ATGGTAAATTCACTTGACAATAATCCACCACATCAAGTAGTTATTGTTGGCGGTGGTTTTGGTGGACTGTATGCGGCAAAAACACTCGCCAAGGCGGCAGTAAACGTTACTCTGATTGATAAACGTAACTTTCATCTATTTCAACCCCTTTTATATCAAGTCGCCACAGGTGCGCTATCTCCGGCTGATATTTCCTCACCGTTGCGTTCTGTACTCAGCAAGAGCAAGAATACGAAAGTGCTGCTGGGAGAGGTGAATAATATTGATCCAGAAGCGCAAAAAGTGATTGTGGGCGATGAAGCAATAGCTTACGATACGTTAATTGTTGCCACAGGTGCGAAGCATTCCTACTTTGGCAAAGATAACTGGGAAGAATTTGCCCCAGGCTTGAAAACAGTAGAAGATGCCATAGAAATGCGTAGCCGGATTTTTTCGGCTTTTGAAGCCGCAGAAAAAGAAACCGATCCAGAAAAACGCCGTGCTTGGTTAACTTTTGTAATTGTGGGTGGTGGGCCAACAGGTGTAGAGTTGGCAGGTGCGATCGCAGAATTGGCAAATCAAACCCTCAAAGAAGACTTCCGCAACATCGACACCTCAGAAGCCAAGATTTTGCTATTAGAAGGTTTGGATCGGATTTTGCCACCCTTTGCACCAGAGTTATCACAAGAAGCGGAAGCATCCCTGACGCGGTTGGGGGTAATTGTCCAGACAAAAACATTGGTAACGAATATTGAAAATGATGTAGTTACCCTCAAACAAGGCGATGAAGTTAAAGAGATTGCCTCAAAAACGGTATTATGGGCAGCAGGTGTGAAAGCTTCCGCAATGGGTAAAGTGCTAGCAGAACACACAGGTGCAGAGTGCGATCGCGCTGGACGGATTATTGTCGAACCCGACTTGAGTATTAAAGGACATCCTAATATTTTTGTAGTTGGCGACTTAGCAAATTTTTCTCATCAAAATGGTAAACCCCTACCTGGTGTTGCACCTGTAGCCAAGCAAGAAGGTGAATATGTAGCAACATTGGTTCAACAGCGGCTTGCAGGTAAAAATTTGCCACCCTTTGCTTACACTGATCACGGTAGTTTAGCAATGATTGGACACAATTCTGCTGTGGTAGATTTGGGCTTTATGAAGCTAAAAGGTTTCTTTGCATGGCTATTTTGGCTGGTGATTCACATCTACTTCTTAATTGAATTTGACAACAAATTAGTAGTAATGATCCAGTGGGCATGGAATTATTTCACCCGTAATCGCGGAGCAAGATTAATTACAGGAAAAGAATCAATTACGGAGTTTGTAATTTCCGATAATAAACAGCCTGTAAATGTCTAA
- a CDS encoding LL-diaminopimelate aminotransferase, with product MATINDNYLKLKAGYLFPEIARRVNAFAEANPDAKIIRLGIGDVTEPLPEACRTAMIKAVEEMGDRNTFKGYGPEQGYAWLREKIATQDFQARGANIDASEIFISDGSKCDTGNILEIFGHDNLIAVTDPVYPVYVDTNVMVGNTGDANDKGEFEGLVYLPITADNNFTAEIPSKKVDLIYLCFPNNPTGATATKEYLKAWVDYAKANGSIIFFDAAYEAYITDPSIPHSIYEIEGARDVAIEFRSFSKNAGFTGTRCALTVVPKTLTGKAADGSDVELWKLWNRRQSTKFNGVSYIVQRGAEAVYSEEGQAQIKALVSFYLENAKIIREKLTAAALSVYGGVNAPYVWVKTPNGLSSWEFFDKLLQTVNVVGTPGSGFGAAGEGYFRISAFNSRENVEEAMKRIAEKFKV from the coding sequence ATGGCAACTATTAACGACAACTACCTGAAACTGAAAGCGGGTTATCTGTTTCCAGAAATTGCTCGGCGGGTGAATGCCTTTGCAGAAGCCAATCCTGATGCTAAAATTATCAGGCTGGGCATTGGTGATGTTACCGAACCTCTGCCGGAGGCTTGCCGCACAGCGATGATTAAAGCTGTGGAAGAAATGGGCGATCGCAATACATTCAAAGGCTACGGCCCAGAGCAAGGCTACGCTTGGTTACGGGAAAAAATTGCTACTCAAGATTTCCAAGCACGGGGAGCCAATATTGATGCTTCCGAAATCTTTATCTCCGACGGTTCCAAATGCGACACGGGCAATATTCTAGAAATCTTTGGTCATGACAATCTAATTGCCGTAACTGACCCAGTTTACCCCGTGTATGTAGACACTAACGTTATGGTGGGTAATACGGGAGATGCCAACGATAAAGGCGAGTTTGAAGGTTTAGTTTATCTACCAATTACGGCTGATAACAACTTCACCGCAGAGATTCCCTCAAAGAAAGTCGATTTAATTTATCTCTGCTTTCCCAATAACCCCACTGGCGCAACTGCTACCAAAGAATATCTCAAAGCATGGGTGGACTATGCCAAAGCTAATGGCTCGATTATTTTCTTTGATGCAGCCTACGAAGCTTATATTACCGATCCATCGATTCCGCACTCAATTTATGAAATTGAAGGTGCAAGAGATGTTGCGATCGAATTTCGGTCTTTTTCCAAGAATGCAGGTTTTACAGGAACCCGTTGCGCCTTAACCGTTGTACCGAAGACACTCACAGGAAAAGCTGCCGATGGTTCCGATGTGGAACTGTGGAAACTCTGGAATCGCCGCCAGTCTACCAAATTCAATGGTGTTTCTTACATCGTTCAACGGGGAGCCGAAGCGGTTTACTCTGAAGAAGGACAGGCACAAATCAAAGCATTGGTTAGTTTCTATCTAGAAAACGCCAAAATTATCCGCGAAAAACTCACAGCCGCCGCATTATCAGTTTATGGTGGCGTGAATGCACCTTACGTTTGGGTAAAAACTCCTAATGGTTTATCCAGTTGGGAATTCTTTGATAAGTTGCTGCAAACCGTCAACGTTGTGGGGACACCTGGTTCTGGCTTTGGTGCTGCGGGTGAAGGTTACTTCCGAATTTCGGCATTTAACAGCCGAGAGAATGTGGAAGAGGCGATGAAGCGGATTGCTGAGAAGTTTAAGGTGTAG
- a CDS encoding Uma2 family endonuclease: MTAAIPVFKAVSQMQLAPGSTVTIPDVSWQEFESILEELGEKRNTRIAYSQGTLEIMAPLPEHEIPKDLISDIVKILLKAKDIRYQPFGSTTFKRQGVAGVEPDACFYIQNYQQMIGHRRLQPDDPPPDLAIETDVTSKTTLDAYEAIEVPELWVYDSGNLSIYLLKEGKYIKSNTSPNFADIAITQIIPAAVERSWQVGSFQALKELEAMI; this comes from the coding sequence ATGACTGCTGCTATCCCCGTTTTTAAAGCTGTTAGCCAGATGCAATTAGCACCTGGTAGCACGGTGACAATTCCTGATGTTAGCTGGCAAGAATTTGAATCTATTTTAGAAGAATTGGGAGAAAAAAGAAATACACGAATTGCCTACAGCCAGGGTACTTTAGAAATTATGGCTCCTTTACCAGAACATGAAATTCCCAAAGATTTAATTTCTGATATTGTCAAAATATTGCTGAAAGCTAAAGATATCAGATACCAACCTTTTGGTTCCACCACTTTTAAACGGCAAGGTGTAGCGGGAGTTGAACCTGATGCTTGCTTTTATATTCAAAATTATCAACAAATGATTGGTCATCGTCGCTTACAACCTGATGATCCGCCCCCAGATTTAGCGATTGAGACTGATGTCACATCGAAAACTACTCTTGATGCTTATGAAGCCATTGAAGTCCCAGAATTATGGGTTTACGATAGCGGAAATCTTTCTATTTATTTGCTGAAAGAGGGGAAATATATAAAATCTAACACCAGTCCTAATTTTGCAGATATAGCGATTACTCAAATTATTCCTGCTGCTGTGGAACGTAGTTGGCAAGTGGGAAGTTTTCAAGCTTTGAAAGAATTGGAAGCAATGATTTAG
- a CDS encoding RloB family protein, translating to MPRKRGYADRKVETRELRQIFLIICEGEKTEPNYFMSFRVSTTVKKIDVRGFGYNPSKLVQEAKELKAQGDYDQIWCVFDRDDWPKQDFNNAIANAEREGFKVAYSNEAFELWYVLHFEFLNTGLPRKDYIDKLEKEKLLGHKYKKIVQQSMRK from the coding sequence ATGCCTAGAAAGCGTGGCTATGCTGATAGAAAAGTTGAAACAAGAGAGCTTAGGCAAATATTTTTAATTATTTGTGAAGGGGAAAAAACCGAGCCAAATTACTTCATGAGTTTTCGCGTTTCCACGACTGTGAAGAAAATTGATGTTAGAGGGTTTGGATACAATCCAAGTAAACTAGTACAAGAAGCTAAAGAATTAAAAGCTCAAGGAGATTACGATCAAATTTGGTGTGTATTTGATAGGGATGATTGGCCTAAGCAAGATTTTAACAACGCCATTGCAAACGCTGAAAGAGAAGGATTTAAAGTTGCTTATTCTAATGAAGCTTTTGAATTATGGTATGTATTGCATTTTGAATTTTTAAATACTGGACTTCCTCGCAAAGATTACATCGATAAGTTAGAGAAAGAGAAATTGCTTGGACACAAATATAAAAAAATAGTGCAACAATCTATGAGGAAATAG
- a CDS encoding AAA family ATPase, translating into MLIEFSIGNYRSFKDKVTFSMVAANIVAKENELDENNVFAIDDDLKLLKSAAIYGANASGKSNLAKALSFMKWFMINSSKETQSTEKIGVEPFELSTETEAQPSFFEIVFLLDATKYRYGFEVNQKRVVSEWLSDVPKTNLTRLFERITDGNSHKLKYLSKRFKADGIYPKTRSNALFLSVAAQFNVEIAERILDLLTKKVNIVSGLDDQEHLSYTVSFLLKNNDNKSEVIQLIKKLDLGIKQIRIKEAEIIPIEQSSYHFKTDNSIRTGHEKFGNKGNISIKFFDLDNQESEGTKKIISIAGLLVDTLKYGKVLIFDEFDARLHPLIGKAIVELFNSKKTNSNNAQLIFMTHDTNLLSNKLFRRDQIWFTEKNKYGATDLYSLVEYKIPHDASFESDYIKGRYGAIPFIGDLSQLLGDPNA; encoded by the coding sequence ATGCTCATAGAGTTTAGTATTGGCAATTACCGCTCCTTTAAGGATAAAGTAACCTTTAGTATGGTTGCTGCCAATATTGTTGCCAAAGAAAATGAACTTGATGAAAACAACGTTTTTGCGATAGATGATGATCTAAAATTACTCAAAAGTGCTGCAATTTATGGTGCTAATGCGAGTGGCAAAAGTAATCTTGCGAAAGCTTTGAGCTTCATGAAGTGGTTTATGATTAATTCCTCTAAAGAAACTCAAAGTACAGAAAAAATAGGAGTTGAGCCATTTGAGCTAAGTACAGAAACTGAAGCACAACCATCTTTTTTTGAAATTGTATTTCTATTAGATGCTACAAAGTATCGATATGGATTTGAAGTTAATCAAAAAAGGGTTGTTTCTGAGTGGTTATCTGATGTTCCTAAAACAAATTTAACTCGTCTTTTTGAGCGAATTACTGATGGAAATTCACATAAGCTAAAATATCTATCTAAAAGGTTCAAAGCTGATGGTATTTACCCAAAAACTAGGAGCAATGCACTTTTCCTATCAGTAGCTGCTCAATTTAACGTTGAAATAGCTGAGAGAATACTAGATTTGCTCACAAAAAAAGTAAATATAGTTTCAGGTTTAGATGATCAAGAGCATTTGAGTTATACAGTAAGCTTTTTACTAAAAAATAATGACAATAAATCAGAAGTTATTCAATTAATTAAAAAATTAGATTTAGGTATTAAACAAATAAGAATAAAGGAAGCAGAGATTATTCCTATAGAACAAAGCTCTTATCATTTTAAAACAGACAATTCAATTAGAACTGGTCATGAAAAGTTTGGTAATAAAGGTAATATTTCTATTAAATTCTTTGATTTAGATAATCAAGAATCGGAAGGAACTAAAAAAATAATTTCTATTGCTGGACTTTTAGTAGATACTCTTAAATATGGCAAAGTTTTGATATTTGATGAATTTGATGCGAGACTTCACCCACTAATTGGCAAAGCAATTGTTGAATTATTTAACTCCAAAAAAACAAACTCTAATAATGCACAACTAATATTTATGACTCATGACACTAATTTGCTTAGTAATAAACTTTTTCGTAGAGATCAGATTTGGTTTACTGAGAAAAACAAATATGGTGCTACAGATTTATATTCATTAGTTGAATATAAAATACCACATGATGCTTCTTTTGAAAGTGATTATATCAAGGGTAGATATGGTGCTATTCCATTTATTGGTGACTTAAGTCAACTTCTTGGTGATCCTAATGCCTAG
- a CDS encoding voltage-gated chloride channel family protein yields MKKLRQSEPFIALPHLIKWLPISVVAGILAGMASAVLLASLEWATNWRESHRWIIAFLPLGGFLSGWIYHRFGQTVEAGNNLLLEEIHNPKKIIPFRMAPLVLLGTDLTHFFGGSAGREGTALQMGASLADQVTKILHFKGANRRILLTAGISGGFASVFGTPLAGTVFGLEVLAIGKIHYDALFPSLIAAIVGNQVTLLLGLHHTAYRHAPLIPTLTIWGLISAIIAGIIFGIVARFFAKVTHKISHFFKTKISYPPMRPLIGGAIIAAIVGLSGTTKYMGLGIPTIVDSFYTQLPPWDFAAKLGLTALTLGAGFKGGEVTPLFFIGATLGNALSLLLALPAPLLAGMGFVGVFAGAANTPIASTLMGIELFGLESGVFIAISCVVSYLFSGHSGIYSAQRIGLSKYSTVYLEEGVTLANYGQPKIDLPDDSEEGGSNAQE; encoded by the coding sequence ATGAAAAAACTACGTCAATCTGAACCTTTTATTGCCTTACCCCACCTAATCAAATGGCTGCCTATTTCCGTTGTAGCTGGCATTCTTGCTGGAATGGCTTCTGCGGTTCTTTTAGCATCATTAGAATGGGCAACTAATTGGCGGGAATCACATCGGTGGATTATCGCCTTCCTTCCTCTTGGCGGCTTCTTGAGTGGTTGGATTTATCATCGATTTGGTCAAACTGTAGAAGCCGGAAATAACCTTTTACTTGAAGAAATCCATAACCCCAAAAAGATTATTCCCTTCCGTATGGCTCCTCTTGTGTTACTAGGAACAGACCTTACCCATTTTTTTGGTGGTTCAGCCGGTCGTGAAGGGACAGCATTACAAATGGGTGCTTCTTTGGCAGATCAGGTGACTAAAATACTACATTTTAAAGGGGCTAATCGGCGAATTTTGTTAACGGCGGGTATAAGTGGGGGATTCGCTTCAGTTTTCGGTACTCCCTTAGCTGGAACCGTATTTGGTCTAGAAGTTTTAGCAATTGGGAAGATTCATTACGACGCTCTTTTTCCTTCTTTAATTGCTGCGATCGTAGGGAATCAAGTCACCTTACTATTGGGTTTACATCATACCGCATACCGACACGCTCCGTTAATACCGACGCTCACAATTTGGGGACTAATTTCTGCAATTATTGCAGGTATAATATTTGGAATAGTCGCAAGATTTTTTGCTAAAGTAACTCACAAAATCAGTCATTTTTTTAAAACCAAAATATCCTATCCTCCAATGCGTCCTTTGATAGGTGGTGCAATAATAGCAGCAATTGTTGGATTGAGTGGAACAACCAAGTATATGGGGCTTGGTATCCCAACAATCGTTGATTCCTTCTATACTCAGCTACCTCCTTGGGATTTTGCAGCAAAATTAGGTCTGACTGCTTTAACTTTAGGTGCAGGTTTTAAGGGTGGAGAAGTGACACCTTTGTTTTTTATTGGTGCAACTTTAGGTAATGCTTTATCGTTGCTTTTAGCATTACCTGCACCACTGTTAGCAGGAATGGGATTTGTGGGTGTGTTTGCGGGTGCAGCAAATACACCTATAGCATCGACTTTAATGGGAATTGAATTATTTGGTTTGGAATCAGGGGTATTTATTGCTATTAGCTGTGTAGTGAGCTATTTATTTTCCGGTCATTCTGGAATTTATTCTGCGCAACGTATTGGGTTGAGTAAATACTCTACTGTATATTTAGAAGAAGGGGTGACTTTGGCTAATTATGGGCAACCGAAAATTGATTTACCTGATGATAGTGAAGAAGGAGGAAGTAATGCTCAGGAATAA